A stretch of the Streptosporangium sp. NBC_01755 genome encodes the following:
- a CDS encoding amino acid adenylation domain-containing protein → MNTVPDEVARQGDDRVNTIPDEVARQGDDRVNTVPHEVARQEDDRVNTVPHEVAQQEDDRMNTVLHEVARQVRRAPGAVAALDPASELTYGRLAARANAVAGILRERGARPGDVVGVALPRSADYVAVILGIWQAGAVFLPLDPALPPERLRFQQRQAGMSLLLDSVPRTGDTREPCEDTDELRTGDAEPERCAYVMFTSGSTGRPKAVRVSHASLHNCVRAVAELLVPGPADRYAANQTFSFDIALLEMFVPLSHGGATLVTSEALQAAPERLVGWLERHRVTVVHATPTAWHFLLPYLTPGREELQAVCGGEVLTARLAAELAGRAGRVWNFYGPTEVTVWCTAGLVTAQEPDPLPVGRPLAGYRVVLLDDAGERVPDGEQGEIHVGGLGVALGYGGAPELTAERFVDHPEYGRLYRTGDLGRLRPDGRLWFTGRRDRQVQLRGYRIELGEIECVAQEHPLVELAAAHVVDEGLLLFAQGDVTPRALRRHLAAHLPAYMIPSRIEVRGAFPLTPTKKIDRVALLASANR, encoded by the coding sequence GTGAACACCGTCCCGGATGAGGTGGCCCGGCAGGGAGACGACCGCGTGAACACCATCCCGGATGAGGTGGCCCGGCAGGGAGACGACCGCGTGAACACCGTTCCGCATGAGGTGGCCAGGCAGGAAGACGACCGCGTGAACACCGTTCCGCATGAGGTGGCCCAGCAGGAAGACGACCGTATGAACACCGTCCTGCACGAGGTGGCCCGGCAGGTGAGACGCGCTCCCGGCGCGGTCGCCGCCCTCGACCCCGCCTCCGAGCTCACCTACGGGCGGCTCGCCGCCCGTGCCAACGCGGTGGCCGGCATCCTGCGAGAGAGGGGTGCGCGCCCCGGTGACGTGGTCGGTGTCGCGCTGCCCCGTTCGGCCGACTACGTGGCGGTGATCCTGGGCATCTGGCAGGCCGGCGCGGTCTTCCTGCCCCTCGATCCGGCCCTGCCACCCGAGCGGCTGCGCTTCCAGCAGCGCCAGGCGGGCATGAGCCTGCTGCTCGACTCCGTACCGCGCACCGGGGACACGCGCGAGCCGTGCGAGGACACGGACGAGCTGCGGACCGGTGACGCCGAGCCGGAGCGGTGCGCGTATGTGATGTTCACCTCCGGTTCCACCGGGCGGCCCAAGGCGGTGCGGGTCTCGCACGCCTCGCTGCACAACTGCGTGCGCGCCGTCGCCGAACTACTCGTCCCCGGTCCCGCCGACCGGTACGCCGCCAACCAGACCTTCTCCTTCGACATCGCGCTGCTGGAGATGTTCGTCCCGCTCAGTCACGGCGGTGCGACCCTGGTGACCTCCGAGGCGCTCCAGGCCGCCCCGGAACGGCTGGTGGGCTGGCTGGAGAGGCACCGGGTCACCGTCGTGCACGCCACCCCCACCGCCTGGCACTTTCTGCTGCCGTACCTGACGCCGGGGCGCGAGGAGTTGCAGGCCGTCTGCGGCGGCGAGGTGCTGACCGCCCGGCTGGCCGCCGAGCTGGCCGGCCGCGCCGGGCGCGTCTGGAACTTCTACGGTCCCACCGAGGTCACCGTGTGGTGCACCGCCGGGCTCGTCACCGCCCAGGAGCCGGACCCGCTGCCGGTGGGCAGGCCGCTGGCCGGTTACCGCGTCGTCCTGCTCGACGACGCCGGTGAGCGGGTACCGGACGGCGAGCAGGGCGAGATCCACGTCGGCGGGCTCGGCGTGGCCCTCGGCTACGGTGGCGCCCCCGAGCTGACCGCCGAACGGTTCGTCGACCACCCCGAGTACGGCAGGCTCTACCGGACCGGTGACCTGGGCCGGCTGCGCCCCGACGGCCGGCTCTGGTTCACCGGACGCCGCGACCGGCAGGTCCAGCTGCGCGGCTACCGGATCGAGCTGGGCGAGATCGAGTGCGTGGCCCAGGAGCACCCGCTGGTCGAGCTGGCCGCCGCGCACGTCGTGGACGAGGGCCTGCTGCTGTTCGCCCAGGGAGACGTCACCCCCCGGGCGCTGCGCAGGCACCTGGCCGCCCACCTGCCCGCGTACATGATCCCGTCCAGGATCGAGGTGCGCGGCGCCTTCCCGCTGACCCCCACCAAGAAGATCGACCGCGTCGCCCTGCTGGCGTCGGCGAACCGTTAG